The nucleotide window CCAGGTCGCACCACCGCAGCATTTCCCGCAGCGGCGGGTGGCCGTCGTGGTGCCAGGTGCCGGGGGGCCAGGCCATCTCCCCGAGCGGCGCGACGCGGCTGGCTCCGACGCGGCCCAGGGCGGCCGCCAGCGCCTCCGTGCGCTCCGGCGACGCCGCCACGCCCACCGTCTGCAGCAGCCCGCCGATCCCCGCAGCCAGCGGGGGGACCGCGTC belongs to Longimicrobiaceae bacterium and includes:
- a CDS encoding acyl-CoA reductase, producing DAVPPLAAGIGGLLQTVGVAASPERTEALAAALGRVGASRVAPLGEMAWPPGTWHHDGHPPLREMLRWCDLET